The Gammaproteobacteria bacterium genome window below encodes:
- a CDS encoding RES domain-containing protein, with protein MSLTIQQENIKPLSEVVFRVAESQQKVATNTLVDTLQEQRILEELLDRVKPPIPYDCQQYDYLVYTPFRYPPLKHGSRFGKKMHPSIFYGSKKLDTAFAELAYYRFVYYDGMMALPKKKQKVTQHASFSVELETQKGVALNESPFNKLKHKISNPNSYGDSQKIGEEMRVKEVEAFTYFSARADEEVNVGIFSCKVIASYMPNALQHWSCITRDRSVTIRSLDDRWSSISFELDQFLVDGVLPAPAV; from the coding sequence ATGTCACTAACGATTCAACAAGAGAATATTAAACCACTTAGTGAAGTAGTATTTCGTGTAGCAGAGTCTCAGCAAAAGGTAGCGACTAATACACTGGTTGATACTTTGCAGGAGCAACGAATATTGGAAGAATTGCTTGATCGAGTAAAACCTCCTATTCCATACGATTGCCAGCAATACGATTATCTTGTCTACACTCCATTTCGATATCCGCCGTTAAAACATGGGTCTCGTTTTGGTAAAAAAATGCATCCGAGTATTTTTTATGGTTCTAAGAAGCTTGACACTGCATTTGCGGAGCTCGCATATTATCGGTTTGTATACTATGACGGTATGATGGCGTTACCTAAAAAGAAGCAGAAAGTCACACAACATGCTTCTTTTAGTGTTGAGCTGGAAACTCAAAAAGGTGTTGCATTAAATGAGTCGCCATTCAATAAATTAAAACATAAAATAAGTAATCCCAATAGTTATGGTGATTCGCAAAAGATAGGCGAAGAAATGCGAGTAAAAGAGGTTGAGGCATTTACCTATTTCTCTGCTCGTGCTGACGAGGAAGTTAATGTTGGTATATTCAGTTGTAAGGTTATAGCCAGCTATATGCCTAACGCATTACAGCATTGGAGCTGCATAACTAGAGATAGGAGTGTAACGATACGCAGTCTTGATGATAGATGGAGTAGTATAAGCTTTGAGCTTGATCAATTTCTAGTGGATGGAGTATTGCCAGCTCCAGCTGTGTAA
- the queF gene encoding NADPH-dependent 7-cyano-7-deazaguanine reductase QueF: MTNFHTQHLDTFENPQTETDYTIQIRIPEFTCLCPLTGQPDFAKFLIEYVPDNLCVELKALKLYMSSFRDKGVFHEAITNEILSDIATLLKPRFMRIVADFNVRGGMYTHVIVEHRKQDWHPASPVELPSSH; this comes from the coding sequence ATGACGAATTTCCATACCCAACATTTAGATACATTTGAAAATCCGCAAACAGAAACTGATTACACCATACAAATTCGAATTCCTGAGTTTACTTGTTTGTGCCCACTTACTGGACAACCTGACTTCGCTAAATTTTTAATTGAATATGTGCCCGACAACCTATGCGTTGAGTTAAAAGCGCTCAAATTGTACATGTCATCATTTAGAGACAAAGGTGTATTTCACGAAGCAATAACTAATGAAATTCTAAGCGATATTGCGACATTGCTAAAGCCCCGATTTATGCGAATTGTTGCCGATTTTAATGTGCGCGGAGGTATGTACACGCACGTAATCGTCGAACATCGTAAGCAAGATTGGCATCCTGCATCACCTGTCGAACTTCCTAGTTCACATTAA
- a CDS encoding sigma-70 family RNA polymerase sigma factor, translated as MEQTEISDESLMLEYQQGEQAAFETLYRKYKDVLYRYFLKHCSDRQQSEELYQEVWIKLINSTARYTPKAKFKTYLFTIAHNTLVDFYRKAKPSQTIEFEDAEITEEFMNSPTPLALPEDEFTLKQKANLLMQALEELPADQKEVAILHFEQEMSVQEIAEITKVKTETAKSRLRYAKNKLKAAILN; from the coding sequence ATGGAGCAAACGGAGATTAGCGACGAAAGTCTCATGCTGGAGTACCAGCAAGGTGAGCAAGCAGCCTTTGAGACCTTATACCGCAAGTATAAGGATGTGTTGTATCGATATTTTCTTAAGCATTGCAGCGATCGTCAACAGTCTGAAGAACTATACCAGGAGGTGTGGATTAAATTGATTAATAGCACTGCACGTTATACGCCCAAGGCGAAATTTAAGACCTATTTATTTACCATTGCGCATAACACATTAGTAGACTTTTATCGTAAAGCAAAACCTTCACAAACCATTGAATTTGAAGATGCAGAAATAACTGAAGAATTTATGAATAGCCCAACACCATTAGCCTTGCCAGAAGATGAGTTTACTTTGAAACAAAAAGCTAATTTATTAATGCAAGCCTTGGAAGAATTACCAGCCGATCAAAAAGAGGTTGCAATATTACATTTTGAACAAGAAATGAGTGTGCAAGAAATTGCCGAAATTACTAAAGTTAAAACAGAAACGGCGAAAAGCCGTTTGCGTTATGCAAAGAACAAACTTAAAGCTGCCATATTGAACTAA
- a CDS encoding aminotransferase class I/II-fold pyridoxal phosphate-dependent enzyme produces MAKNKVCGPKVSGRLQNVNAFHVMSLMAEAKQLAAQGHQVIHMEMGEPDFSTPQPIIEAGVAALRSGITHYTPTLGLPALREAIANFYITEYRVTVDPEQIVITPGSATALQLVLNLMVSDGDAVVIPDPAYPSTHNLVRLLGGTVLQVAVNEDSFWQLTVELLEEHWNDAINAVLLASPSNPTGTILEDVQLQKIADFCESKGVFLLVDEIYHGLVYGQAPKTAVDLNDNTFVINSFSKFYGMTGWRVGWIVSPKAYLQDLNKLAQHTFLAAPTPGQYGALAAFDDDTKKILVERRDEFKARRDYLYEALTDLGFKMRVKPQGAFYIYADCSEFCEDSYEFACNILRDKHVAFTPGIDFGLEGAKQHVRFAYTTNIENLKIGVARLAELKSKA; encoded by the coding sequence ATGGCTAAAAATAAGGTATGTGGCCCTAAGGTTTCTGGGCGTTTGCAGAATGTGAACGCGTTTCATGTTATGAGCTTGATGGCTGAAGCCAAACAGCTTGCTGCACAAGGTCATCAGGTAATCCATATGGAAATGGGTGAGCCTGATTTTTCTACTCCTCAACCGATAATTGAGGCTGGAGTTGCAGCATTACGATCCGGTATCACGCACTACACGCCTACATTAGGGTTACCTGCTTTGCGTGAGGCGATTGCTAACTTTTATATAACAGAATACCGAGTAACGGTTGATCCAGAACAGATAGTGATTACACCGGGTTCAGCTACCGCGTTGCAATTAGTTTTAAATCTGATGGTATCGGATGGAGATGCAGTAGTAATTCCAGATCCAGCTTATCCAAGCACTCATAATCTAGTGCGTTTATTAGGCGGCACAGTGTTGCAGGTTGCCGTGAATGAGGATTCATTTTGGCAGCTGACGGTGGAGTTGCTTGAAGAGCATTGGAATGACGCTATAAATGCAGTGTTGTTAGCAAGCCCTTCAAACCCTACCGGGACAATTCTTGAAGACGTTCAATTACAAAAAATCGCAGACTTTTGTGAATCAAAAGGTGTGTTTTTACTGGTAGATGAAATTTATCACGGTTTAGTTTATGGACAAGCCCCAAAAACTGCGGTGGATTTGAATGACAACACTTTTGTCATCAATAGTTTCTCCAAATTTTATGGTATGACAGGATGGCGAGTGGGCTGGATTGTTTCACCTAAAGCGTATTTGCAAGATTTAAATAAACTTGCGCAACATACATTTTTAGCAGCCCCTACACCCGGGCAGTATGGCGCATTAGCTGCATTTGATGATGATACGAAAAAAATTCTTGTCGAAAGGCGCGATGAATTTAAAGCGCGGCGCGATTACTTGTATGAAGCATTAACAGATCTGGGATTTAAGATGCGCGTAAAGCCGCAGGGCGCATTTTATATCTATGCCGATTGCTCTGAATTTTGTGAAGATAGTTATGAGTTTGCTTGTAATATTTTGCGCGATAAACACGTGGCTTTTACGCCAGGGATAGATTTTGGTTTGGAGGGCGCTAAACAACATGTGCGTTTTGCATACACTACAAATATAGAGAATTTAAAAATTGGCGTGGCGCGTTTAGCTGAGTTAAAGAGTAAGGCTTAA
- a CDS encoding protein kinase — protein MTEVQDLTFEIEAENDPSFAVNSFSLDIPGYEVVGLCGSGATAEVYVAIQNSLSRQVALKVMHSHLIYDEICVSHFLHEGRINANLSHANIVPIHNVGEVDGCHYIAMEYMPWGNLRRHLKEPHTLEWVISVVIQIADALAYSHEHGFIHRDIKPENILFRDNDSVVLSDFGIADDLEHRTAIKSKSTQATPRYMSPDLLRSNPIGPSSDIYSLGTVLFEMLAGRPPYDSGTKPYTRKDIVAVQFAHLRDPIPELPHELQHLQPIINKMLAKHPKDRFYKASDVAEALSSI, from the coding sequence ATGACTGAAGTTCAGGATTTAACATTTGAGATTGAAGCCGAAAATGACCCATCATTTGCGGTGAATTCCTTTAGCTTGGATATACCAGGTTATGAGGTGGTAGGGCTTTGTGGTAGCGGGGCAACTGCAGAGGTTTATGTCGCCATTCAAAATTCTTTAAGTCGTCAAGTTGCTTTAAAAGTGATGCACTCGCACTTAATTTATGATGAGATTTGCGTTAGTCACTTTCTACATGAGGGGCGCATTAATGCAAATTTATCTCATGCTAATATAGTGCCTATCCATAATGTTGGAGAGGTTGATGGTTGTCATTATATCGCCATGGAATATATGCCTTGGGGTAATTTGCGTAGACATCTAAAAGAACCTCACACTCTAGAATGGGTAATTAGTGTCGTAATACAAATAGCCGATGCACTTGCGTATTCGCATGAGCATGGTTTCATTCACCGAGACATCAAGCCTGAAAATATCCTTTTTAGAGATAACGATTCTGTAGTTCTCTCGGATTTTGGTATAGCCGATGACCTTGAACATCGTACTGCAATAAAATCAAAGTCTACTCAAGCAACACCTAGGTATATGAGCCCTGATCTTCTGCGATCAAACCCGATTGGTCCGAGTTCTGATATATATTCTTTAGGGACTGTATTGTTTGAAATGCTTGCAGGTCGCCCTCCTTATGACAGCGGCACTAAACCTTATACTCGAAAAGATATAGTAGCGGTTCAATTCGCTCATTTACGTGACCCTATACCTGAGTTACCCCATGAACTTCAGCATCTTCAGCCCATTATTAATAAGATGTTAGCTAAACATCCAAAAGATCGTTTTTATAAGGCTAGTGATGTAGCAGAAGCTCTTTCATCTATTTAA
- a CDS encoding DUF2384 domain-containing protein — protein sequence MSAQVQRLPSENEVLGKALLNSKEHLGLTNTELGEIMGKDRTYFTRLRNHSVLEPNSKEGELALHVIRIYRSLYALEGGDVEAMEEWLNTPNKHLHGIPKELLKNIQGLVNVVEYLDAMRGKV from the coding sequence ATGAGTGCACAGGTACAAAGGCTACCTTCTGAAAATGAAGTGCTGGGTAAAGCCTTGTTGAATAGCAAAGAGCATTTAGGCTTAACCAATACTGAGCTTGGTGAAATTATGGGTAAAGATCGTACTTACTTTACGCGTTTACGTAATCACAGTGTGCTTGAGCCTAATAGCAAAGAAGGTGAATTAGCGTTACATGTTATTCGCATTTACCGGTCTTTATATGCGCTTGAGGGCGGTGATGTTGAGGCAATGGAAGAGTGGTTGAATACTCCTAATAAACATTTGCACGGCATACCCAAAGAGTTGCTTAAAAATATTCAAGGTTTGGTTAATGTAGTTGAATACCTCGATGCGATGCGTGGAAAAGTATAA
- a CDS encoding response regulator: MIHKVLVVDDSVLELENLKKIISNEGYQVISAVSGKEAVEKAKSMQPDLIFMDVIMDDQDGFQACREITADRLTKDIPVIFVTGKSQKVDRVWAGLQGGKALIAKPYTPDQIISQINRYS, encoded by the coding sequence ATGATTCATAAAGTACTCGTAGTAGATGATTCTGTTCTTGAATTAGAAAATTTGAAAAAGATAATTTCAAATGAAGGTTATCAAGTAATTTCTGCTGTTTCTGGTAAAGAGGCAGTTGAAAAGGCTAAAAGTATGCAGCCTGATTTGATTTTTATGGATGTAATCATGGATGACCAAGATGGATTTCAGGCATGTCGTGAAATTACTGCTGATAGATTAACTAAAGACATACCAGTGATATTTGTTACTGGGAAAAGTCAAAAAGTTGATCGGGTTTGGGCTGGACTTCAGGGTGGCAAGGCATTAATTGCAAAACCCTATACCCCTGACCAAATAATATCGCAAATTAATAGATATTCTTGA
- a CDS encoding response regulator, whose amino-acid sequence MEKDREKIECLNKHSPQQQELIDIINSELAEFIITQIELVSNLSEHVFKSVKLQQVLDAQIEYTSRIDSVAEIIGLHGLRLFCLHIQKNFELMLSKKIDQKSIIDSQILYWPEVVQSYLQAPSDPDYIQEVLVYLNHEGFPIALAEQENIRIEEQFYNSSIQVDSNERIQKATPWLVSLDVSEDIDTGIIDNLMLDLPKQTERLSATVRSLCGDDFVNQLKIAAKITHTLKGTGNTVGIQGIANLTHYMEDIFEVLLKAKKKPSNSLCETLKNTTECLEEMSEYLEGLGSKPEQSVTVFQELLNWANSINIHGLTDRIELKDDPVNSTDETLASLDSSKQIERSDEISSDLPLRVSAKLVDDLLNSTGESIITGEQIAELVLILKSTIQNLVNNNKKVKLRAHEIENLIELRGVSDRLENQHVNTDFDPLELDQFDELHASANHLVESTEDSFEFSNEIQNTLHLLEKHSVNQVRILQESQDAVLRIRMVPVQSIVPRLQRAVKQVCKSSNKMAELNITGEDTLVDSEFIHQLADPIMHILRNAIDHGIETPEKRLEQGKDAQGDIHLSFNMQGNTIHVACQDDGSGLDLNRIKAKAIENNLLNENEEFNNENAIRMILRHGFSTKDKVSQLSGRGVGLAAVHAKITEMKGAISIDTNELNGINVEISIPTNLNSVHALLVNCDDSKLAISNRGVDEILYAGAGNIVSVSGQYYFEYMQQRYPVFDLRFMLEKTENNKPLNNKVTLLVNDSVGNKYAITIDKIYETRDILTKPISELIPNIWGLLGATILGDGTITTVIDIVELLKHTRSLENKNIHRLHAKEKEIHRPYALVVEDSISSRKSLAQFMQGLGFTVNTAKDGLDALNQIQKQRPSIVLTDLNMPRMNGLEFTAHLRSNEDTAFTPIIMVTSKSSVKHKKEAERLGITSYVTKPYDDEELLEIINSLKLIDHVIA is encoded by the coding sequence ATGGAAAAGGATAGAGAGAAAATTGAATGTTTAAATAAACATTCGCCTCAGCAGCAAGAACTAATTGACATAATAAATTCTGAGCTTGCAGAATTTATAATAACTCAAATCGAACTGGTATCTAATCTTTCAGAGCACGTCTTTAAATCAGTAAAACTACAACAAGTATTGGATGCACAAATTGAATATACTAGTCGTATTGATTCTGTTGCAGAAATAATTGGGCTGCACGGCCTGCGCCTATTTTGTTTGCATATTCAAAAAAACTTTGAATTGATGCTATCGAAAAAGATAGACCAGAAAAGTATTATTGATTCTCAGATTTTATACTGGCCCGAGGTAGTACAAAGTTACTTGCAAGCCCCGAGCGATCCAGACTATATACAAGAAGTGTTAGTTTATTTGAATCATGAAGGGTTTCCAATTGCACTAGCCGAGCAGGAAAATATCAGAATTGAAGAGCAGTTCTATAATTCTTCCATTCAAGTCGATAGCAATGAACGTATACAGAAAGCTACCCCATGGCTTGTGAGTTTGGATGTGTCTGAGGATATTGATACAGGAATTATCGATAATTTAATGCTTGATTTGCCAAAACAAACAGAAAGATTGTCAGCTACTGTTCGATCTTTATGTGGCGATGATTTTGTGAATCAGCTAAAAATTGCTGCAAAAATTACACATACTTTAAAAGGAACGGGAAACACGGTAGGAATACAAGGAATTGCTAATCTTACACATTACATGGAGGATATTTTTGAAGTATTGCTAAAAGCGAAAAAGAAGCCATCTAATTCACTTTGCGAAACACTCAAGAATACAACTGAATGTTTAGAAGAGATGTCCGAGTATTTGGAGGGCTTGGGGTCTAAGCCCGAGCAGTCTGTAACAGTTTTCCAAGAGTTACTTAATTGGGCAAATAGTATCAATATTCATGGTTTGACAGATCGAATTGAGTTAAAAGACGATCCTGTAAATTCAACTGATGAAACCTTGGCGAGCTTAGATTCTTCAAAACAGATAGAAAGATCAGATGAAATTTCTTCAGATCTTCCATTACGCGTATCTGCTAAACTGGTAGATGACTTATTAAACAGTACAGGCGAAAGTATAATAACAGGTGAGCAGATAGCAGAGCTTGTTTTAATACTAAAGTCTACTATTCAAAATTTAGTCAATAACAATAAAAAAGTTAAATTACGTGCGCATGAGATTGAGAATTTAATTGAACTTCGAGGAGTATCGGATCGTTTAGAAAATCAACATGTAAATACAGATTTTGATCCGCTTGAATTGGATCAGTTTGATGAGTTACATGCATCTGCTAATCATTTAGTAGAATCCACTGAGGATTCATTTGAATTTTCAAATGAAATTCAAAACACATTACATTTACTTGAGAAGCATTCTGTAAACCAAGTACGAATATTGCAAGAAAGCCAAGATGCAGTATTGCGTATTAGGATGGTGCCTGTGCAAAGCATTGTCCCTCGTCTGCAGCGCGCGGTTAAACAAGTATGTAAATCATCGAATAAGATGGCAGAGCTAAACATTACGGGTGAAGACACGCTTGTAGACAGTGAATTCATTCATCAGTTAGCAGATCCTATTATGCATATTCTTCGTAATGCTATTGATCATGGGATTGAGACGCCTGAAAAACGATTAGAGCAAGGAAAGGATGCTCAAGGTGACATACATTTAAGTTTTAATATGCAAGGCAATACAATTCACGTGGCGTGTCAAGATGATGGTAGTGGTCTAGATTTAAATCGCATAAAAGCCAAGGCAATAGAAAATAATTTATTAAATGAAAACGAAGAATTTAATAATGAAAATGCGATTCGCATGATTCTTCGTCATGGTTTTTCTACAAAAGATAAGGTTTCTCAATTATCAGGTCGCGGTGTGGGCTTGGCAGCTGTGCATGCGAAAATAACCGAAATGAAAGGCGCAATAAGTATTGATACGAATGAGTTAAATGGTATCAATGTAGAAATTTCGATACCTACAAACTTAAATTCTGTACACGCACTGCTAGTAAACTGTGATGACTCAAAATTGGCCATTTCTAATCGAGGTGTTGATGAAATACTTTATGCAGGTGCTGGAAATATTGTTTCGGTGTCAGGCCAATACTATTTTGAATATATGCAGCAACGATACCCAGTATTTGATCTACGGTTTATGCTTGAAAAAACAGAAAATAATAAACCATTAAATAATAAAGTTACTTTGCTAGTAAATGACAGTGTTGGTAATAAATATGCAATAACAATTGATAAAATATATGAAACGCGCGATATCTTAACTAAACCAATTAGTGAGTTAATACCAAATATTTGGGGATTGCTTGGTGCCACTATTTTAGGTGACGGTACAATCACAACAGTAATTGATATTGTTGAATTACTTAAACATACAAGATCGCTAGAAAATAAAAATATTCATAGATTGCACGCTAAAGAAAAAGAAATTCATCGTCCATATGCGCTAGTAGTAGAGGATTCAATAAGTTCACGCAAATCTCTTGCACAGTTTATGCAAGGCCTTGGTTTCACTGTAAATACGGCAAAAGATGGTTTGGATGCACTTAATCAAATCCAGAAACAACGGCCCTCAATTGTGCTAACTGATTTGAATATGCCACGTATGAATGGTTTAGAGTTTACAGCTCATCTTCGATCAAATGAAGATACGGCATTTACACCTATAATCATGGTTACATCAAAATCGTCAGTCAAACACAAAAAAGAAGCAGAGCGTTTGGGGATTACTTCATACGTTACTAAGCCTTATGATGATGAAGAACTGCTTGAAATTATCAACTCACTAAAACTGATTGATCATGTAATCGCATAG
- the cysZ gene encoding sulfate transporter CysZ, whose translation MISQILKGASHVRDGFKLIKLRGVKRYVVIPVLINFIIFIGAIWYLYIKFDSLLEQFLPSWLDWLEFLIWPLFFIACLLVVFFAFTIVANVFGAPFNGVLSEKIEQKLSNEKLDLNDSSNEGYLSLLRGARIGISNEFRKLFYIAIRAIPLLLLFLIPGINFFAPFIWFLFAAWMFAIEYLDYPMGNRNLTFKQQLTIIKHNRFLCLGMGIALMVMTIIPGLNFFAMPVGVAAATSLWSKHLKQHAPAIENKTK comes from the coding sequence ATGATTTCCCAAATACTTAAAGGAGCTTCTCACGTACGAGATGGTTTTAAATTGATCAAATTACGTGGCGTAAAACGCTACGTAGTGATACCAGTGCTCATAAATTTTATTATATTTATTGGAGCAATTTGGTACTTGTATATTAAATTTGACAGCTTATTAGAGCAATTTTTACCCAGTTGGTTAGATTGGTTAGAATTTCTCATCTGGCCTTTATTTTTTATTGCCTGTTTATTAGTCGTATTTTTTGCCTTCACCATTGTAGCCAACGTATTTGGAGCACCCTTTAATGGTGTGCTTTCGGAAAAAATTGAGCAAAAACTCAGCAATGAGAAATTGGATTTGAATGACAGTAGCAATGAAGGCTATCTTAGTTTATTGCGAGGTGCTCGAATTGGTATCAGCAATGAGTTTCGCAAACTCTTTTACATAGCCATACGCGCTATCCCCTTACTGTTGCTATTTCTCATTCCTGGAATCAATTTTTTTGCCCCGTTTATTTGGTTTTTATTTGCGGCATGGATGTTTGCAATTGAGTATTTAGACTATCCCATGGGAAATCGAAATTTAACTTTCAAACAACAATTAACCATAATCAAACATAATCGATTTCTGTGTTTGGGAATGGGCATTGCTTTAATGGTAATGACTATAATTCCAGGACTTAATTTTTTCGCGATGCCAGTGGGTGTAGCAGCAGCCACTTCACTTTGGTCAAAACATTTAAAACAGCACGCTCCCGCAATAGAAAACAAAACCAAATAA
- a CDS encoding HAMP domain-containing protein has translation MLNLNNILDIKITKKLTILFITVTLGFAAIALTYWMVIKNEREATERSNLFIKYGQLVSNAQKNYFKVRRYEKDFLLSISASTGQTYNNTPLDEHAKYVYLLEQNMEQLRALSDSEGFKLSEKVIINEVELPADYQSELVTQASAVVENYKSSFADIVKFNQVVGFTDEEGLRKKANSLLSVIERGVGSAYANNVQSILAKIRSNEKHILQSIDLTESFEELKRQLQVLQVQLENPENILELGNPNLGTYMSEYVGTINEIVANKRNANEYTELFDFMLGPIFDEMGQSSSLSIIQNQTTQKSKTNTIAGLVAVSLIAIASLISFLLYLFGYTITKPINKLVDTIHEVNQGNLQARTNLVRKDELGELSTAFDRLLDEKVTQLSLSEKNNNELNESIISLLNSVAQLSKKDFTVKAPVFEDVTGALGDSLNFLTKETATALSDVKEISVRVVVESNRVQRQAKLVMAVAEKERHQVESIMGELNKSSNEMVKMSTHATDVNKKAEYALRNTHSALETVDRSVAGINGIRETIRQTEKRIKRLGERSQEITGIVNLMNSIAERTHILALNASMHAASSGEKGRGFSVVAEEVQRLAESARDATTEIESLVNNIRIETKDAVAAMNTAITQVADGTSLAEKAGSAMRATQNSTQDLVQAVNAITKSSKMQAHTNLQLVEDANEILESTRKTDQHLHQQMTTTNNLVRYSNMLLTTVGIFKLPVVEHEDKLANISVEKIQNKKTNIGVTSAEDVNLYPAARVKPKRLKTRKTYI, from the coding sequence ATGCTTAATTTAAATAATATTTTAGACATAAAAATTACTAAAAAACTGACAATTTTATTTATAACTGTGACATTAGGTTTTGCTGCAATTGCGTTAACGTATTGGATGGTGATAAAAAATGAGCGTGAAGCTACTGAAAGATCTAATCTATTTATAAAATATGGGCAACTTGTTAGTAATGCACAAAAAAATTATTTCAAAGTTAGACGATATGAAAAAGATTTTCTTTTAAGCATTTCGGCATCAACTGGCCAGACATATAACAACACACCACTTGATGAGCATGCAAAATATGTTTATTTGTTGGAGCAAAACATGGAGCAGCTTCGTGCTTTGAGTGATTCAGAAGGTTTTAAATTATCTGAAAAAGTAATTATAAATGAGGTCGAGCTGCCTGCAGATTATCAGTCTGAATTAGTTACGCAAGCTTCTGCTGTTGTTGAAAACTATAAATCTTCTTTTGCGGACATTGTGAAATTTAATCAAGTGGTTGGTTTTACAGATGAGGAAGGCCTCAGGAAAAAAGCAAATAGTTTGCTAAGCGTTATTGAAAGAGGGGTGGGAAGTGCATACGCAAATAACGTGCAATCCATTTTGGCTAAGATTAGATCGAATGAGAAGCACATCTTACAATCAATAGATTTAACTGAATCATTTGAGGAATTAAAGCGTCAGCTTCAAGTACTTCAAGTTCAATTGGAGAATCCTGAGAATATTTTAGAATTGGGCAACCCTAATTTGGGTACATACATGAGCGAATATGTAGGCACTATAAATGAAATTGTCGCAAACAAAAGAAACGCAAACGAATATACTGAGCTGTTTGATTTCATGCTTGGGCCAATCTTTGATGAGATGGGGCAATCTTCATCATTGAGTATTATTCAAAATCAAACTACACAAAAAAGTAAAACTAATACAATTGCAGGATTAGTAGCTGTTTCATTAATTGCTATAGCGTCGCTTATTTCATTTCTACTGTATTTGTTTGGCTATACGATTACTAAACCCATTAATAAATTGGTGGATACGATACATGAGGTCAATCAAGGTAATTTGCAAGCAAGAACTAATCTTGTACGTAAAGATGAGTTAGGTGAGTTGTCTACTGCATTTGATCGATTGCTAGATGAGAAGGTCACTCAACTTTCACTTTCAGAAAAAAATAATAATGAGTTAAATGAGTCTATAATTTCGTTATTAAACTCGGTAGCACAGCTCAGCAAGAAGGACTTTACTGTAAAAGCACCTGTATTTGAGGATGTAACAGGTGCGCTTGGCGATTCATTAAATTTTCTAACAAAAGAGACTGCTACAGCACTTAGTGATGTAAAAGAAATATCAGTTCGTGTTGTTGTTGAATCTAATCGAGTGCAAAGACAAGCTAAATTAGTTATGGCTGTTGCAGAGAAGGAGCGTCATCAGGTTGAAAGTATTATGGGTGAGTTGAATAAGTCATCTAATGAAATGGTCAAGATGTCAACGCATGCGACTGATGTAAACAAGAAGGCCGAATATGCATTAAGAAATACACATTCAGCGTTAGAAACTGTTGATCGTTCAGTTGCAGGAATTAATGGTATTCGTGAAACCATTAGGCAAACAGAAAAGAGAATTAAAAGATTAGGGGAACGCTCGCAAGAAATTACTGGAATAGTGAATTTAATGAATAGCATTGCAGAGCGAACACATATACTCGCATTGAATGCCAGCATGCATGCAGCTTCTTCTGGCGAAAAGGGGCGTGGCTTTTCGGTTGTGGCTGAAGAGGTTCAACGATTAGCAGAGAGTGCAAGAGATGCGACTACAGAGATTGAATCATTGGTAAACAATATACGTATTGAGACAAAAGATGCGGTTGCAGCGATGAATACTGCCATTACTCAGGTCGCAGATGGAACTTCACTAGCTGAAAAAGCAGGTTCTGCTATGAGGGCGACTCAAAACTCAACCCAGGATTTGGTTCAAGCTGTGAATGCAATAACTAAAAGTTCAAAAATGCAGGCACATACAAATCTTCAGCTGGTAGAAGATGCAAATGAGATCTTAGAAAGTACTCGTAAGACGGATCAGCATTTGCACCAACAAATGACGACAACAAATAATCTAGTTAGATATTCAAATATGTTGCTCACTACGGTTGGTATTTTTAAATTGCCAGTTGTAGAGCATGAAGACAAATTAGCGAACATTTCAGTTGAAAAAATCCAGAATAAAAAAACAAATATAGGTGTTACCTCTGCTGAAGACGTTAATTTGTACCCAGCAGCAAGAGTGAAACCAAAACGCTTGAAAACGCGTAAAACATATATATAA